The Sphaerisporangium siamense genome includes the window CCAGAACGCCGACGCGGCCGACAAGGTGCGGGCCGGCAAGATCGCCGCGGTCGGCGCCCTGGTCGGCGGCGTGATGAAGGCCAGCAGGGGCAAGGCCGACGCCGGACGCGCCCGGGAGCTGATCCTGGAGAAGCTGGGCGTCCAGGCGTAGCCCGGCCGCCGCACACCCGTCCGAGCGGGCCCCGCGACACGGTCGCGGGGCCCGCCGCCGTTTCCGGCGGGCGTGGTCCCATTGCACGAGGTATGGGTTTCACTCTCCGAACGTCCGTCCGTGGGGCGGAATTCATCCGTTGATGTAGAAGAATTTGCGCGTGCCCGTGGTTTAGGGTGAGGCGGGGGAACAGGTACGGAGCGGGAGGAGACGAGGGCGTGCGGAACGCCGGAGCGTCCATCGACCCGCCGCCCGACCCGTACTCGGCGGTGCGACCGGACAAATCCAATCCCTCGTCCGGCACCCCTTCTTCTTCGTCGTCCGGTTCGTCGTCCACGGGCCGGCGGGGCCGATCCGGCGACGACAAGGAGCCCGTCTCCCAGCCGACGCGCAAGAAGCTTCCCCGCGGCGTGTCGCCGCTGCCTCCGGGCGTGTCGCCCGAGGTGTTCGCGCCCACGCCGCCGTCCTCCTCGTCCGGCAGGCCGCCGACGCTGCCGCCGCCCTCGCCGCCCGCCGAGCCGTGGCCGATGACCGGCAGCCCGCGCGTGCGCTGGAGCATGGACGACCCGGCCGCCCAGCCGTCGATCGTCATGGTCCCCGACCCGCCCGGGCGCCGGAGCCGCCTGCGCCGCATGCTCATCCTCGTCGGCGGCCTCGCGATCCTGTTCATGTTCGGCTACTGCATCCCCGCGACGTACATGTGGGGGAAGGTGCTGCCCGGCACCCAGGTCGCCGGCATCGCCATCGGCGGCATGACGCAGACCGAGGCGCTCGACCTGGTCCACGCCCGCTTCGACGTCAACGACCAGCGGGACGTCCCGCTGCTGCTCGGCGGCAGGCCCGTCGGCAAGATCAGGCCCAGCGAGATCGGGCTCGCCGTGGACGCCCAGGCCACGGTCGCCGACGCCGAGACCGGCTTCCCGAGCCCCGCCGACGTCTGGCGGGCCTTCACCGGCAGGCGCGAGTTGCCGCTGCGGCTCACGTCCAACCAGGTCAAGCTCGCGCAGGAGATCCGCAAGGTCGCGCAGGTGATCGACAGGCCCGTCCGCGAGGGGCGCATCGTCTACGACGGCGTCACCCCGCGCCTGATCCCGCCGCGCGAGGGCCTCGCGCTGGACCGGCGGGCCGCGGAGGAGGCCGTCAAGGCGGCGTTCGTCAGCGCCCCGTCCTCGGCCCCGCTCTCGGTCACGACCATCCTCCCCAAGGCCCGCGAAAACGCCTTCGCCCCCTTCATGGACGACGCGCGGCGCGCGGTGGCCGCGCCGATCCTCCTCACCAACGGCGGCAGGCGGGCGACGCTGACCCCGGCGGCCGTCGCCGCGAACCTGGTCTTCGCGCCCGGAGAGCAGGGCGACGTGGGCCCCCGGTTCGACACCCACAAGGCGATCGGCGGCCTGGAGGCCGGGCTCGTGGGCGTCGCCGAGGCCGCGCGGGCGGCCGGGTTCGTCATCGAGAAGGACACCCCGAAGCTCGTCCCCGCCCGCACGGGCAAGGGGGTCGACGTGACCGGGCTCAACGCGGCGCTGGCGCGGCTGATGGAGCACGGCGGGCGCCGGGTCATCCCGGTGTCGCTGGCCCTCACGCCGCCCGCGCTCACCGACGAGGACGCGCTCGGGCTCGGCGTGAAGGAGAAGGTCTCCACGTTCACGACGACCTTCCGGTGCTGCGCCGCCCGGGTGACCAACATCCAGCGGGCGGCCAGGCTCGTGGACGGGCGGCTGGTCAAGCCGGGGGAGACGTTCTCGCTCAACGACGCCGTGGGCCGTCCCGAGTCGTCCCGGGGGTTCGTGTCGGCCCAGGCCGTGCAGGGCGACCGGCTCGTGCTGATCATGGGGGGCGGCATCTCGCAGCTCGCCACCACCATGTACAACGCCGTCTACCTCGCGGGGCTGGAGGACGTCGAGCACTCCCAGCACGTCATCCACATCCCGCGCTACCCGCCCGGGCGTGACGCGGCGGTGTTCTACCCCGAGCCCGACCTGCGGTGGCGCAACGACACCCGGTACGGGATCCTCGTGACGGCCGAGGCGACGGGCATGTCGATCACCGTGAACCTCTGGAGCACCAAGCTCTACGACGAGATCAAGGCCGAGACCTCGGCGAAGACGGCGATCACCCCGCCGCAGACCTTCACCTACGACGGCGGTGACTGCGTTCCCTCGGACGGCGCGCCCGGGTTCACGGTCACGGTGACCCGCGTGTTCTCCAAGGACGGCGAGGTCGTCCGGCGCGACCAGCCGCAGACCATGACCTACGACCCGCAGGCGCGGGTGATCTGCAAGGGGGACCGCTCGCTGACGTCGGATCCGGAGCTGCGCCGCACGCCTCCGGCGGGGGACGGTTCGACACCCACGGCCACACCATCCCCCACCGGACAGAAACGATTAAAGAACAAAAATAAGGACAAAAATAGCGAATCCGTCAAAAACCCCAAAGCCACCCCGAATAAGACTAAGAACATCGGCAATCCCGCACCCAAGGCGAAGCCCGACAAGACCGCCACGCCGAATGGCAACGGGAACGGGAACGGCAACGGCAACGGCAATGGGAAGAAGTGAGCCGGGCCCCGAGACGCCACACCTCCCCCCGCAGACCACCCACCCCTCCTGAGAACACCTGGCCAGGACCCGCCGCCTCCGGGCCTACCTCAACGGGACGACCAGAATGCGATCGTCGCCCGGCCTCGGACTTCCCCGCCCGTCCTTGTTGCTCGTCCCCACGTACAGGTTCCCGTCCGGGGGCGCCGCCACCGCGCGCAGCCGCCCGTACTCTCCCTTGAACCTGGCGATCGGCCTGCCCGCCCGGCCCGCCGGGGTGAGGGGGATCTGCCACAGCCGCTGCCCCCGCAGCGCCGCCGCCCACAGGGACCCGCCCGCGTAGGCCAGGCCCGACGGTGAGGACTCGCTGGTGGGCCAGGTGAGCAGCGGGTCGGTGTACTTCTTCCCGCCGCCGAAGCCCTCGACCTCGGGCCAGCCGTAGTTGCGCCCCTTCTCGACGAGGTTGACCTCGTCGTAGGTGTTCTGGCCGAACTCGGTGGCGTACATGCGGCCCGCGCGGTCCCAGGCCATGCCCTGCACGTTGCGGTGGCCGTAGGTCCAGACGACGTTGCCGAACGGGTTGCCGGGCGCGGGCCTGCCCTCGGTGGTCATGCGCAGGATCTTGCCGCCCAGCGAGCCGAGGTCCTGGGAGAGGGGACGGTCGCCCGACTCGCCGGTCGAGGCGTACAGGTAGCCGTCCGGGCCGAACTCCAGGCGCCCGCCGTTGTGGATGGCGCCCTTGGGGATGCCGCTCAGGATCGTGACGGGGTTCGACAGCGTCCGGTCGTAGCGGTAGCGCACGATGCGGTTGTCGTCCGCGGCCGTGAAGTACACGAACACCGACCGGTCCTGGGCGAACCTGGGCGAGACGGCGACGCCGAGCAGTCCGCCCTCCCCGGCGGGGGACACGTCACGGATCACCCCCGCCTCGCTCACCCGCCCGGACGGGGTGACGCGCAGCAGCCGGGCCGAGTCGCGC containing:
- a CDS encoding VanW family protein, giving the protein MRNAGASIDPPPDPYSAVRPDKSNPSSGTPSSSSSGSSSTGRRGRSGDDKEPVSQPTRKKLPRGVSPLPPGVSPEVFAPTPPSSSSGRPPTLPPPSPPAEPWPMTGSPRVRWSMDDPAAQPSIVMVPDPPGRRSRLRRMLILVGGLAILFMFGYCIPATYMWGKVLPGTQVAGIAIGGMTQTEALDLVHARFDVNDQRDVPLLLGGRPVGKIRPSEIGLAVDAQATVADAETGFPSPADVWRAFTGRRELPLRLTSNQVKLAQEIRKVAQVIDRPVREGRIVYDGVTPRLIPPREGLALDRRAAEEAVKAAFVSAPSSAPLSVTTILPKARENAFAPFMDDARRAVAAPILLTNGGRRATLTPAAVAANLVFAPGEQGDVGPRFDTHKAIGGLEAGLVGVAEAARAAGFVIEKDTPKLVPARTGKGVDVTGLNAALARLMEHGGRRVIPVSLALTPPALTDEDALGLGVKEKVSTFTTTFRCCAARVTNIQRAARLVDGRLVKPGETFSLNDAVGRPESSRGFVSAQAVQGDRLVLIMGGGISQLATTMYNAVYLAGLEDVEHSQHVIHIPRYPPGRDAAVFYPEPDLRWRNDTRYGILVTAEATGMSITVNLWSTKLYDEIKAETSAKTAITPPQTFTYDGGDCVPSDGAPGFTVTVTRVFSKDGEVVRRDQPQTMTYDPQARVICKGDRSLTSDPELRRTPPAGDGSTPTATPSPTGQKRLKNKNKDKNSESVKNPKATPNKTKNIGNPAPKAKPDKTATPNGNGNGNGNGNGNGKK
- a CDS encoding PQQ-dependent sugar dehydrogenase, coding for MSNRTFRRGARRRAAAGVLAGALAAGCAADGAGRADAGDPPATRPAPPAVTPERQPKAPRTLAADLAVPWAVAFLPSGDALVTERDSARLLRVTPSGRVSEAGVIRDVSPAGEGGLLGVAVSPRFAQDRSVFVYFTAADDNRIVRYRYDRTLSNPVTILSGIPKGAIHNGGRLEFGPDGYLYASTGESGDRPLSQDLGSLGGKILRMTTEGRPAPGNPFGNVVWTYGHRNVQGMAWDRAGRMYATEFGQNTYDEVNLVEKGRNYGWPEVEGFGGGKKYTDPLLTWPTSESSPSGLAYAGGSLWAAALRGQRLWQIPLTPAGRAGRPIARFKGEYGRLRAVAAPPDGNLYVGTSNKDGRGSPRPGDDRILVVPLR